The following are encoded in a window of uncultured Pseudomonas sp. genomic DNA:
- a CDS encoding glutamine synthetase family protein: MQFADIQEARDFLAQHPDVRSIELMLIDANGIPRGKLLHRDELLAVYENGRPLPSSILALTIQGEDVEASGLVWEVADADCWTYPLPGSLTLQPWRTRPTGQLQVSMHPTQGLPAAPADPRHVLVRAIDRLKADGYHPVMAVELEFYLLEQQRDSNGRPQPALQSNGVRPQAPQVYGVYELEQLQPFLDDLYAACEVQGLPVRTAISEYAPGQLELTLEHRFDALRAVDEGVRYKRLVKGVANKHGLQACFMAKPFADLAGSGMHMHVSLADAEGNNLMASDDPEGTPLLKHAIGGMLSTLNDALAIFCPNANSYRRFQANSYAPLAKSWGVNNRTVSLRVPGGPANSRHIEHRICGADANPYLAAAAILAGIHHGIQNQLDPGAAIVGNGYEQARETLPSDWLTTLRALEHSAWAKHALGEEFLSVFLAIKWAEFRQFMGEVGEQDWRWYLSHA, translated from the coding sequence ATGCAATTCGCCGATATTCAGGAAGCCCGCGACTTCCTCGCCCAACACCCGGACGTGCGCAGCATCGAGCTGATGTTGATCGACGCCAACGGCATCCCGCGCGGCAAGCTGTTGCACCGTGACGAGTTGCTGGCCGTCTACGAGAACGGCCGGCCGCTGCCCAGTTCGATCCTGGCGCTGACCATTCAGGGCGAGGACGTGGAAGCCAGTGGCCTGGTCTGGGAAGTCGCCGACGCCGACTGCTGGACCTACCCGCTGCCCGGTAGCCTGACCCTGCAACCCTGGCGCACCCGCCCCACCGGTCAGTTGCAGGTGAGCATGCACCCAACTCAGGGCCTGCCCGCCGCACCGGCCGATCCACGGCATGTGCTGGTGCGCGCCATCGACCGGCTCAAAGCCGATGGCTACCACCCGGTGATGGCGGTGGAGCTGGAGTTCTACCTGCTGGAGCAGCAGCGCGACAGTAACGGTCGCCCGCAGCCGGCGCTGCAAAGCAATGGCGTGCGCCCGCAAGCGCCACAGGTGTATGGCGTGTATGAGCTGGAGCAGTTACAGCCGTTTCTCGACGACCTCTACGCCGCCTGCGAGGTGCAGGGCTTGCCGGTGCGCACGGCGATTTCCGAATACGCCCCGGGCCAGCTTGAGTTGACCCTGGAGCACCGCTTCGACGCCCTGCGGGCAGTGGATGAAGGCGTGCGCTACAAGCGTCTGGTCAAGGGCGTAGCCAACAAGCACGGGTTGCAGGCCTGCTTTATGGCCAAACCCTTCGCCGATTTGGCCGGCAGCGGTATGCACATGCACGTCAGCCTGGCCGATGCCGAGGGCAACAACCTGATGGCCAGTGACGATCCAGAGGGCACGCCGCTGCTCAAGCACGCCATCGGCGGCATGCTGAGCACACTCAACGATGCGCTGGCGATCTTCTGCCCCAACGCCAACTCCTACCGGCGCTTCCAGGCCAACAGCTACGCGCCGCTGGCCAAGAGCTGGGGGGTGAATAACCGCACCGTGTCGCTGCGCGTGCCCGGCGGCCCGGCCAACAGCCGGCATATCGAGCACCGCATCTGCGGCGCCGACGCCAACCCCTACCTGGCGGCTGCGGCAATCCTCGCTGGTATCCACCACGGCATCCAGAATCAGCTTGACCCCGGCGCAGCCATCGTCGGCAACGGCTATGAACAGGCCCGCGAAACCCTGCCGAGCGACTGGCTGACCACACTGCGCGCCCTGGAACATTCCGCCTGGGCCAAACACGCCCTGGGCGAGGAGTTCCTCTCCGTATTCCTGGCGATCAAATGGGCCGAGTTCCGCCAGTTTATGGGCGAAGTCGGCGAGCAGGATTGGCGCTGGTACCTGAGCCACGCCTAA
- a CDS encoding SMI1/KNR4 family protein has translation MEEVIEQLRELNEPVPVPLELPEEEVLVEIQEQILIHLPYALREYLLQVSDVVYGRLEPVTASDPQSHTYLPEVAATAWSLGVPREFVPLCEDHGNYYVVEEDGTVLLWEAETTEINEDETWESVWHWVRDVWLES, from the coding sequence GTGGAAGAAGTCATCGAACAACTGCGCGAACTCAACGAACCCGTGCCGGTGCCGCTGGAACTTCCGGAAGAAGAAGTGCTGGTGGAAATCCAGGAACAGATCCTCATCCACCTGCCCTACGCCCTGCGCGAGTATCTGTTACAGGTCAGCGATGTGGTCTATGGGCGCCTGGAGCCGGTGACCGCCAGCGATCCACAATCGCACACCTACCTGCCAGAAGTCGCCGCCACCGCCTGGTCCCTCGGCGTACCGCGCGAGTTCGTTCCGCTGTGCGAAGACCACGGTAACTACTACGTCGTAGAAGAAGACGGCACCGTGCTGCTGTGGGAAGCCGAGACCACCGAAATCAACGAAGACGAAACTTGGGAATCGGTGTGGCACTGGGTGCGCGACGTCTGGCTGGAGAGCTAA
- a CDS encoding TetR/AcrR family transcriptional regulator: protein MKRATVSAAQILDSALRLADACGWERLHLFDVAADLNVELNSIARHYRDKDQLVEAWFDRADQALLARATAADLLPLEPTKRLEELLIAWLDSLAAHRAVTGQMLLYKLEPGHLHLQVLGLLRISRTVQWWREAAQRETLHLRRIAEESLLSGVYLRSFIHWLRHPEEGPAEFRALLRRQLRCGPLRVLLRR, encoded by the coding sequence ATGAAACGCGCAACTGTCTCCGCCGCACAGATTCTCGATAGCGCCCTGCGCCTGGCCGATGCCTGCGGCTGGGAGCGCCTGCACCTGTTTGATGTGGCCGCCGACTTGAATGTGGAGCTAAACAGCATCGCCAGGCATTACCGCGACAAGGATCAGCTGGTCGAGGCCTGGTTTGACCGCGCCGACCAAGCCTTGCTGGCCCGCGCCACGGCCGCTGACCTGCTGCCGCTGGAGCCGACCAAACGCCTGGAGGAGTTGCTCATCGCCTGGCTCGACAGCCTGGCGGCACACCGTGCGGTGACCGGGCAGATGCTGCTGTACAAGCTCGAGCCCGGCCACCTGCACCTGCAAGTGCTCGGCCTGCTGCGCATCAGCCGTACCGTGCAGTGGTGGCGCGAGGCGGCGCAGCGGGAAACCCTGCACCTGCGGCGTATTGCCGAGGAAAGCTTGCTAAGCGGGGTCTACCTGCGCAGCTTTATCCACTGGTTGCGCCATCCCGAGGAAGGGCCCGCCGAGTTCCGCGCGCTGCTGCGCAGACAGTTACGCTGCGGGCCGTTGCGGGTGTTGCTACGCCGCTAA
- a CDS encoding acyl-CoA thioesterase, translated as MQAGTAQLSMTVLMTPDMANFSGNVHGGTLLKYLDEVAYACASRYAGCYVVTLSVDQVIFRQPIHVGELVTFLASVNYTGRTSMEVGIKVITENIRERSVRHTNSCFFTMVAVDEERKPVVIPSLSPDTPDGLRRQRQGQQRRQIRHELQQRYEALNQAEA; from the coding sequence ATGCAAGCCGGAACCGCCCAGCTGTCGATGACCGTCCTGATGACCCCAGACATGGCCAATTTTTCCGGCAATGTTCACGGCGGCACCCTGCTCAAGTACCTCGATGAAGTCGCCTACGCCTGCGCCAGCCGCTATGCCGGCTGCTACGTGGTGACCCTTTCGGTGGATCAGGTGATTTTCCGCCAGCCGATCCATGTCGGCGAACTGGTGACCTTTCTCGCCTCAGTCAACTACACCGGGCGCACCTCGATGGAAGTCGGCATCAAGGTCATCACGGAAAATATCCGCGAACGCTCGGTACGCCATACCAACAGCTGCTTTTTCACCATGGTCGCGGTCGATGAAGAGCGCAAGCCGGTGGTCATTCCAAGCCTGAGCCCGGACACGCCGGACGGTCTGCGCCGGCAACGCCAAGGTCAGCAGCGCCGGCAAATTCGCCACGAACTGCAACAGCGCTATGAGGCGCTTAACCAAGCAGAAGCCTGA
- a CDS encoding TRAP transporter substrate-binding protein, producing the protein MIRRPLLLASALLAAIGLAGCKEEPAAPQAVATPAAGSPAAESFQWKMVTAWPKNYPGLGTAAERLAERVKVMSNGRLTIKVYAGGELVPPLEVFDAVSRGTAELGHGAAYYWKGKVPAAQFFTAVPFGLSTSEMNAWLSKGGGQALWEEAYAPFGVKPLAVGNTGMQMGGWYNKEINSLDDLKGLKIRMPGLGGEVLSKLGATTVNLPGGEVFTALQTNAIDATDWVSPYNDLAFGLHKAAKFYYYPGWQEPQAVLELLINQKALDSLPADLQAILTEATRAANQDMLDDYVYNNALALDQLKQQGTLLKRFPDDVLAAMQHQSTLVLGELAGQNELNGRIWASMQAFQAQVSLMHQLSEKELYNWR; encoded by the coding sequence ATGATCCGCCGCCCTCTGCTGCTTGCCAGCGCCCTGCTCGCCGCCATCGGCCTGGCTGGGTGCAAGGAAGAACCTGCCGCACCGCAAGCAGTTGCTACGCCAGCCGCAGGGTCGCCTGCCGCAGAAAGCTTCCAGTGGAAGATGGTTACCGCCTGGCCGAAGAACTATCCCGGCCTGGGCACGGCGGCTGAGCGCCTGGCCGAACGGGTCAAGGTAATGAGCAACGGTCGCCTGACCATCAAGGTGTATGCCGGCGGTGAGCTGGTGCCACCACTGGAAGTGTTTGACGCGGTGTCGCGCGGCACTGCCGAGCTGGGCCATGGCGCGGCGTATTACTGGAAGGGCAAGGTGCCGGCGGCGCAGTTCTTCACGGCCGTGCCATTTGGCCTTTCCACCAGCGAGATGAACGCCTGGTTGAGCAAGGGCGGTGGCCAAGCATTGTGGGAAGAAGCCTATGCTCCGTTCGGCGTTAAGCCATTGGCGGTGGGCAATACCGGCATGCAGATGGGCGGCTGGTACAACAAGGAAATCAACTCGCTGGATGACCTCAAGGGCCTGAAAATTCGCATGCCCGGCCTCGGTGGCGAAGTGCTGAGCAAGCTCGGTGCGACCACCGTCAACTTGCCCGGCGGCGAAGTGTTTACCGCGCTGCAAACCAACGCGATCGACGCCACCGACTGGGTCAGCCCCTACAACGACCTGGCCTTTGGCCTGCACAAAGCCGCCAAGTTTTATTACTACCCAGGCTGGCAAGAGCCGCAGGCCGTGCTCGAACTGCTGATCAACCAGAAGGCCCTCGATAGCTTGCCGGCCGACCTGCAGGCGATCCTGACTGAAGCCACCCGCGCGGCTAACCAGGACATGCTCGACGATTACGTCTACAACAACGCCCTGGCGCTGGATCAGCTGAAACAGCAAGGCACCCTGCTCAAGCGCTTCCCCGATGACGTACTGGCTGCCATGCAACACCAAAGCACCCTAGTACTCGGTGAGCTGGCCGGGCAGAACGAACTGAATGGGCGCATCTGGGCCTCGATGCAAGCGTTCCAGGCACAGGTCAGCCTGATGCATCAGCTGTCGGAAAAAGAGTTGTACAACTGGCGCTAA
- a CDS encoding SDR family NAD(P)-dependent oxidoreductase, which yields MTFQKQVVLISGAGSESGIGLAIARRLGQAGARLLLTASSARIEQRAAELCAEGLDARAKVADLTDEQQVAELMQWAQAQWGHIDILVNNAGMAMQGSPEPFAELAEMDLATWNLSIARNLGTAFLLTRAVLPGMRARGYGRIVNISSTTGTRGSNPGEAAYSAAKAGMLGLSMGLALEVAKQGITVNSVAPGWIATGSSTAEERHAAEYTPLGRAGRPAEVAAAVAFLASREASYITGEVLVVDGGNCLIENKAP from the coding sequence ATGACCTTCCAGAAGCAGGTGGTACTGATCAGCGGAGCGGGCAGTGAAAGCGGCATTGGCTTAGCCATTGCGCGGCGTCTGGGCCAAGCCGGCGCACGCCTACTATTAACGGCCAGCAGCGCGCGGATTGAACAACGCGCCGCCGAGTTATGTGCCGAAGGGTTAGACGCGCGGGCCAAGGTTGCTGACCTGACCGATGAGCAGCAGGTGGCCGAGCTTATGCAATGGGCGCAGGCGCAGTGGGGTCATATCGACATTCTGGTCAACAACGCCGGCATGGCCATGCAAGGCAGCCCCGAGCCCTTTGCCGAACTGGCAGAGATGGACCTGGCGACCTGGAACCTGTCCATTGCGCGTAATCTCGGCACGGCCTTTCTGCTCACCCGTGCAGTGCTGCCGGGCATGCGCGCGCGTGGCTATGGACGCATCGTCAATATCAGCTCGACCACCGGCACCCGTGGCAGCAACCCTGGTGAGGCGGCCTACAGTGCGGCTAAAGCGGGCATGCTCGGCCTGTCCATGGGCTTGGCGCTGGAGGTGGCCAAGCAGGGCATTACGGTCAATAGCGTCGCGCCCGGCTGGATTGCCACCGGTTCGAGTACCGCAGAAGAGCGCCACGCGGCAGAATACACCCCGTTGGGTCGTGCCGGCCGTCCAGCGGAAGTGGCGGCGGCGGTGGCTTTCCTGGCGTCCCGCGAGGCGAGCTATATCACCGGTGAAGTGTTGGTGGTGGATGGTGGTAACTGCCTGATCGAAAACAAAGCGCCCTGA
- a CDS encoding aspartate aminotransferase family protein: MTASGISPAAVEAFAKRERQRFIERNPQSVALAERARNSLYGGVPMHWMADWSTPCPLFVERAKGARFYDVDGHEYVDFCLGDTGSMFGHSPEPIAKAIAEQGNNGLTTMLPGEDAVVCGELLAARFGLPYWQVTATATDANRYVLRWARAITQRNTLLVFDGCYHGTVDDVMVRHRDGQTVPRSGLVGQAYDLTQHSRSIPFNDIDALEAALAQGDVCALLCEPAMTNIGMVLPEPGFMQQCRELTRKYGSLLIIDETHTISTDIGGCTQLWNLEPDFFVVGKPIAGGVPCGVFGCSAAMAEAMSAAQHRASAGSHGHGHSGMGTTLSANALAMHCMRANLEQVMTEAAYAHMLPLAKRLADGCRALIGKHGLKWSVTELGARSEFQFCPLPPKTGAQAEAGFHDELQMALHLYLINRGILITPFHNMTLCCPSTTAADVDQLITTLDQALSELLAIPDARE, from the coding sequence ATGACTGCCAGTGGTATCAGCCCAGCCGCTGTAGAGGCGTTCGCCAAGCGCGAGCGTCAGCGCTTTATCGAGCGCAACCCACAATCCGTGGCCCTGGCCGAGCGCGCGCGTAACTCGCTGTACGGCGGCGTGCCGATGCACTGGATGGCCGACTGGTCGACGCCCTGCCCATTGTTCGTCGAGCGGGCCAAGGGCGCGCGCTTCTATGACGTCGATGGCCATGAATATGTCGACTTCTGCCTGGGCGACACCGGCAGCATGTTCGGCCACTCGCCGGAGCCGATCGCCAAGGCCATTGCCGAACAAGGCAATAATGGCCTGACTACCATGCTGCCCGGCGAAGATGCGGTGGTTTGCGGCGAACTGCTGGCTGCACGCTTCGGTCTGCCGTACTGGCAGGTGACCGCCACCGCCACTGACGCCAACCGTTACGTACTGCGCTGGGCGCGGGCGATCACCCAGCGCAACACCCTGCTGGTATTCGACGGCTGCTACCACGGCACCGTTGACGATGTGATGGTGCGCCACCGCGACGGCCAGACCGTGCCGCGCTCAGGCTTGGTTGGCCAGGCCTACGACCTGACCCAGCACAGCCGCTCGATCCCCTTTAACGATATCGATGCGCTGGAAGCGGCGCTGGCGCAAGGCGATGTCTGCGCCCTGCTCTGTGAACCGGCAATGACCAACATCGGTATGGTGCTGCCGGAGCCAGGCTTTATGCAGCAATGCCGCGAGCTGACGCGCAAGTACGGCAGCCTGCTGATCATCGACGAGACCCACACCATCTCCACCGACATCGGCGGCTGCACCCAGCTGTGGAACCTTGAGCCGGACTTCTTCGTGGTCGGCAAACCGATTGCCGGTGGCGTACCGTGCGGCGTCTTCGGTTGCAGCGCGGCGATGGCCGAGGCCATGAGCGCCGCCCAGCACCGCGCCAGTGCAGGCAGCCACGGGCATGGCCATAGCGGCATGGGCACCACGCTGTCAGCCAACGCGCTGGCCATGCACTGCATGCGCGCCAACCTAGAACAGGTGATGACCGAGGCGGCCTACGCGCACATGCTGCCGCTGGCTAAACGCCTGGCCGATGGCTGCCGCGCACTGATCGGCAAACACGGCCTCAAGTGGTCGGTGACCGAGCTGGGCGCGCGCAGCGAGTTTCAGTTCTGCCCGCTGCCGCCGAAAACCGGCGCGCAGGCTGAAGCGGGGTTCCACGACGAATTGCAAATGGCCCTGCACCTGTACCTGATCAACCGCGGCATCCTGATCACCCCGTTCCACAACATGACCCTGTGCTGCCCGAGCACCACGGCGGCGGATGTGGACCAACTGATCACCACCCTCGATCAGGCCCTGAGCGAGCTGCTGGCGATTCCCGACGCCCGCGAATAA
- a CDS encoding VOC family protein, whose product MIGYTTVGTADMEKAKAFYSPLLAEMGAKIVMDMGRIAFYGVAKGQPMFALCVPYDKQAPNPGNGNMVALPGGSREGVDKLYAKAIALGASSEGEPGERIPGFYGAYFRDLDGNKLAFFHMG is encoded by the coding sequence ATGATCGGATACACAACGGTCGGCACCGCCGACATGGAAAAAGCCAAGGCCTTCTACAGCCCCTTGCTCGCCGAAATGGGCGCCAAGATCGTCATGGATATGGGCCGCATCGCCTTCTATGGCGTTGCCAAGGGCCAGCCGATGTTTGCCCTGTGCGTACCTTACGACAAGCAAGCACCCAACCCCGGCAACGGCAACATGGTCGCCCTGCCCGGCGGCTCCCGCGAAGGTGTGGATAAGCTCTACGCCAAGGCCATTGCGCTCGGCGCGAGCAGTGAAGGCGAACCCGGTGAGCGCATTCCAGGCTTCTACGGCGCTTATTTCCGCGACCTGGACGGTAACAAGCTGGCCTTCTTCCATATGGGCTAA
- a CDS encoding EAL domain-containing protein yields the protein MATIAKLQALLGRDSLGLWMLLRLSALLFVVGGVFLWLSYYVLDQRFDEFDQTRYQQELLRVNAVFTQGQTSMKATLKDYAYWDDTYAFIEDQDPDYAGNNFTPDSLHNLRLSGVVITDAAASSLLSLIMDAEGEVVPMPDDLLSQLKPYLTPLNPTDTADSPSSFLQILNGQPFLIARSAINNTLASLPANGVMYFLRPLDEQYLQYLQALTAVQFDLLSTAHAAGSAFAVTRHETPAGPRWAVTTQLSDLPATLQVSGPSALLKERRLTHQTLAVNAIALMLCSLLGVYLIVHFRLLGRLRRFSGLADRHRQAPDAATRWPVEGADELDNLGTSLNELISEVESRHRDLSHIAEHDSLTGIGNRRMLMSRLTVLQAYDTATAKPLSSLLLLDLDSFKLLNDGLGHEAGDDVLKITALRAQELVRSDDTVARLGGDEFAILFEGIEPLKALPLAERLLRALEQPIRYQGQQISIRASAGLTAVDATLSKEDTLRNADLALYEAKRRGKGQIAVFDRGLLIQASRRMCLEQALHTTLQAEQLEVWFQPIVDAQNSTLVGMEALCRWNFEGEYIPPGEFIQIAEETGMIATLGRLVFDQAGAALRRLRADYPDLACNVNLSIRQFRDSDLVADLNDCLQRYDLPAAALHLELTESMVAESSTEILPTMRRLVDLGFKFHLDDFGTGYSSLNRLHVLPFDALKLDRCFVTPLSDGDDLIARVIINIGHDLGMRVIAEGAETELEVMRLQALGCHHIQGFFFAKPMPLDDLQRWIAEYLQHSSDTHRRD from the coding sequence ATGGCCACTATCGCTAAGTTGCAGGCGTTACTCGGGCGCGACAGCCTCGGACTGTGGATGCTCTTGCGTCTGAGTGCCTTGCTGTTTGTCGTCGGCGGCGTGTTCCTGTGGCTTTCGTACTACGTCTTGGATCAGCGCTTCGATGAGTTCGACCAAACGCGCTATCAACAAGAGTTACTGCGCGTGAACGCGGTGTTTACTCAAGGCCAGACGAGCATGAAGGCGACGCTCAAGGACTATGCCTACTGGGATGACACCTATGCCTTCATTGAGGACCAGGACCCCGACTATGCCGGCAATAACTTCACCCCGGACTCACTGCACAACCTGCGCCTAAGCGGGGTGGTGATCACCGACGCCGCGGCCTCCTCGCTGCTGAGCCTGATCATGGATGCCGAGGGCGAGGTCGTGCCAATGCCCGACGACCTGCTGAGCCAACTCAAGCCTTATCTGACACCGCTGAATCCAACAGATACCGCAGACAGCCCCAGCTCGTTTCTGCAGATCCTCAACGGCCAACCCTTTTTGATTGCCCGTTCAGCAATAAACAACACCCTGGCCAGCCTTCCGGCCAACGGCGTGATGTATTTTTTGCGGCCGCTGGATGAGCAGTACCTGCAGTACCTGCAAGCGCTCACCGCAGTGCAGTTTGACCTGCTCAGCACTGCACATGCGGCGGGCTCAGCCTTCGCCGTGACTCGCCATGAAACGCCTGCGGGGCCGCGCTGGGCGGTAACCACCCAATTAAGCGACCTGCCAGCCACGTTGCAAGTCAGCGGGCCTTCTGCTCTGCTGAAGGAACGCCGCTTGACCCATCAAACCCTCGCGGTGAATGCCATTGCCCTGATGCTCTGCTCATTACTGGGCGTTTACCTGATCGTGCACTTTCGCTTGCTGGGCCGCTTGCGGCGTTTCTCCGGGCTCGCTGACCGCCACCGGCAGGCCCCTGACGCGGCGACTCGCTGGCCCGTGGAGGGCGCAGATGAACTCGATAATCTTGGTACATCGCTGAATGAGCTGATCAGCGAGGTCGAATCCAGGCACCGCGACCTGAGCCACATCGCCGAGCATGACTCGCTCACCGGCATTGGTAATCGACGCATGCTGATGTCGCGCCTGACGGTGCTGCAAGCGTATGACACGGCGACAGCCAAACCGCTCAGCAGTTTGCTGTTGCTCGATCTGGATAGCTTTAAATTGCTCAATGACGGCCTGGGCCATGAAGCCGGTGATGATGTCCTCAAGATAACCGCACTGCGCGCCCAGGAGCTGGTGAGAAGCGACGACACCGTTGCCCGCCTGGGGGGCGACGAATTTGCCATTTTGTTTGAGGGCATCGAACCACTCAAGGCACTGCCATTGGCCGAACGCCTGCTGAGGGCGCTGGAACAGCCCATCCGCTACCAGGGGCAGCAGATCAGTATTCGCGCCTCGGCCGGCCTCACCGCGGTGGATGCCACGCTCAGCAAGGAAGACACGCTGCGCAATGCCGACCTGGCGCTGTATGAAGCCAAGCGCCGCGGCAAAGGCCAAATCGCGGTCTTCGATCGCGGCCTGCTGATTCAAGCATCGCGGCGCATGTGCCTTGAACAGGCCTTGCACACGACCCTGCAGGCCGAGCAATTAGAAGTCTGGTTTCAGCCGATTGTCGATGCGCAGAACAGTACCCTAGTCGGCATGGAAGCCTTGTGCCGCTGGAACTTTGAGGGTGAATACATTCCACCCGGTGAGTTTATCCAGATTGCCGAAGAAACCGGGATGATCGCCACGCTGGGCCGCTTGGTTTTCGACCAAGCCGGGGCAGCACTGAGACGGTTGCGCGCCGATTACCCAGATTTGGCGTGCAACGTGAATTTATCGATCCGCCAGTTCCGCGACAGCGATCTGGTGGCGGACCTGAACGACTGCCTGCAGCGTTATGACTTACCCGCCGCTGCGCTGCATTTGGAGTTGACCGAGAGCATGGTGGCTGAATCCAGCACAGAGATCCTGCCGACCATGCGCCGCTTGGTCGACCTCGGCTTTAAGTTTCATTTGGACGACTTTGGTACCGGCTATTCCTCATTGAACCGCCTGCACGTGCTGCCTTTTGACGCCCTCAAACTCGATCGATGCTTTGTCACACCGCTGAGCGACGGTGACGACCTGATCGCGCGCGTGATCATCAATATCGGCCACGACCTGGGCATGCGGGTCATCGCTGAAGGCGCAGAAACCGAGCTTGAGGTGATGCGTCTACAGGCGTTGGGCTGCCACCACATTCAAGGGTTTTTCTTTGCCAAGCCCATGCCGCTGGATGACCTGCAACGCTGGATTGCAGAGTACCTTCAGCACTCGTCAGACACTCATAGGCGCGACTAG
- a CDS encoding GntR family transcriptional regulator, which translates to MADNLQDQLYQRIRAGLLAGRFQPGERLKIRDLAAEWGTSPMPVRAALQRLVAEGALEGEPQRSVRVPPMTRERYQNIFQVRLSLEGLAVELATPNLTAADLTELRDCVARMDAAIEQRQVQRYLDANSQFHLHLYAACGNPVLLRSIESLWLQVGPFFNRLFTEADLSLRLNDFHEQAFAAIEAGDAKAARQAMEQDLSYFARFLLNLLDLEQATKRL; encoded by the coding sequence ATGGCCGATAACCTGCAAGACCAGCTCTATCAACGTATCCGCGCTGGCTTGCTGGCCGGGCGCTTTCAACCCGGCGAGCGCTTGAAGATCCGTGATCTGGCGGCCGAATGGGGCACCAGCCCAATGCCGGTGCGTGCAGCGCTGCAACGCCTGGTCGCCGAGGGCGCACTGGAAGGTGAGCCGCAGCGCTCAGTGCGCGTGCCACCCATGACCCGCGAGCGTTACCAGAACATCTTCCAGGTGCGCCTGAGCCTTGAAGGCCTGGCCGTGGAACTGGCCACCCCCAACCTGACTGCCGCCGATCTTACCGAGCTGCGCGATTGCGTCGCGCGCATGGATGCCGCCATTGAGCAGCGCCAGGTGCAGCGCTACCTGGATGCCAACAGCCAGTTCCACCTGCACCTGTATGCTGCCTGCGGCAACCCGGTGTTACTGCGCAGCATCGAGTCGCTGTGGCTGCAGGTCGGGCCATTCTTCAACCGGCTGTTCACCGAAGCCGACCTGTCGCTGCGCCTGAATGACTTCCATGAACAAGCCTTTGCCGCCATCGAAGCCGGCGACGCCAAAGCCGCCCGCCAGGCGATGGAGCAGGATCTAAGCTATTTTGCGCGGTTTTTGTTGAATCTGTTGGACTTGGAGCAGGCCACCAAGCGGCTTTAG
- a CDS encoding TIM44-like domain-containing protein produces MQRFLSIALAMFLSLGLTMSFDAEAKRMGGGKSFGSAPSHQARQAPTQQSAAPATAGRQPAAASGASRWLGPLAGLAAGGLLASMFMGDGFEGLQIMDMLIFGLIAFLLFRFLAARRRQAQPAAAGGAPYQREMPAQAAPSSIFGGNGAAAAIKPVINAPAWFNEQSFVSAGREHFLSLQQHWDANEMDKIAEFVTPQLLEFLSRERADLGDGFQSTYVDDLDVQLDGVDDLSDKTVATLTFTGVAKTSRFDQGEAFSESWRMERAAGDNQPWLVAGIRQNG; encoded by the coding sequence ATGCAGCGTTTCCTTAGCATCGCCCTGGCCATGTTCCTCAGCCTCGGCCTGACCATGAGTTTCGACGCCGAAGCCAAGCGTATGGGCGGCGGCAAATCCTTCGGTTCCGCGCCAAGCCATCAGGCTCGCCAGGCACCCACCCAGCAATCTGCAGCGCCAGCGACCGCCGGTCGTCAGCCCGCCGCCGCCAGCGGCGCTTCGCGCTGGTTGGGTCCATTGGCCGGCCTCGCGGCAGGCGGCCTGCTCGCCTCGATGTTTATGGGTGATGGCTTTGAAGGCCTGCAGATCATGGACATGCTGATCTTCGGCCTGATCGCCTTCCTGCTGTTCCGTTTCCTCGCCGCCCGTCGTCGCCAGGCCCAGCCAGCCGCCGCCGGTGGCGCGCCGTATCAGCGCGAAATGCCAGCCCAGGCCGCACCCAGCTCGATCTTCGGCGGTAACGGCGCAGCTGCCGCCATCAAGCCGGTGATCAACGCCCCAGCCTGGTTCAACGAGCAGAGCTTTGTCAGCGCCGGCCGTGAGCACTTCCTCAGTTTGCAGCAGCACTGGGATGCCAACGAGATGGATAAAATCGCCGAGTTCGTCACCCCACAGCTGCTGGAGTTCCTCAGCCGCGAGCGCGCTGACCTGGGTGATGGCTTCCAGTCCACCTATGTCGACGACCTCGACGTGCAGCTGGATGGCGTCGATGACCTCAGCGACAAGACCGTCGCCACCCTGACCTTCACCGGCGTGGCCAAAACCTCGCGCTTCGACCAAGGCGAAGCGTTCAGCGAGAGCTGGCGCATGGAGCGTGCGGCCGGTGACAACCAGCCGTGGCTGGTCGCCGGTATCCGCCAGAACGGCTAA